One Felis catus isolate Fca126 chromosome D1, F.catus_Fca126_mat1.0, whole genome shotgun sequence DNA segment encodes these proteins:
- the ANKRD13D gene encoding ankyrin repeat domain-containing protein 13D isoform X3, protein MAGPGPTFPLHRLVWANRHRELEAALHSRQHDIEQEDPRGRTPLELAVSLGNLESVRVLLRHNANVGKESCQGWAVLQEAVSTGDPEMVQLVLQYRDYQRATQRLAGIPELLSKLRQAPDFYVEMKWEFTSWVPLVSKMCPSDVYRVWKRGESLRVDTSLLGFEHMTWQRGRRSFIFKGQEAGALVMEVDHDRQVVHTETLGLALHEPEALLAAMRPSEEHVASRLTSPIVSTHLDTRNVAFERNKCGIWGWRSEKMETVSGYEAKAGEVYSATNVELVTRTRTEHLSDQDKSRSKGGKTPFQSFLGMAQQHSSHSGAPVQQAASPTNPTAISPSEYFDPNFSLESRNIGRPIEMSSKVQRFKATLWLSEEHPLSLGDQVTPIIDLMAISNAHFAKLRDFITLRLPPGFPVKIGSPFPCEVDPAVFEVPEGYSVLGTERSEPLRDEDDALLQFAIRQSLLEAGAEAEQVTVWEALTNTRPGAHPPPQATAYEEQLQLERALQESLRMSTEPNGPESPHRTPPAPAPPSFEEQLRLALELSSREQEERERRGQQEEEDLQRILRLSLTEH, encoded by the exons ATGGCCGGCCCGGGCCCCACCTTCCCGCTGCACCGGCTCGTCTGGGCGAACCGGCACCGCGAACTGGAGGCCGCGCTCCACAGCCGCCAG CACGACATTGAACAGGAGGACCCCCGGGGGCGCACTCCCCTGGAGCTGGCTGTGTCCCTGGGGAACCTGGAGTCCGTGAGAGTGCTCCTTCGACACAATGCCAATGTGGGCAAAGAGAGCTGCCAGGGCTGGGCAG TCCTGCAGGAGGCGGTCAGCACTGGGGACCCGGAGATGGTGCAGCTGGTGCTCCAGTACCGGGACTACCAGAGGGCCACACAGAGGCTGGCTGGCATTCCAGAATTGCTCAGCAAGCTCCGCCAG GCCCCCGATTTCTACGTGGAAATGAAGTGGGAGTTCACCAGCTGGG TGCCCCTCGTGTCCAAGATGTGCCCGAGTGACGTGTACCGAGTGTGGAAGCGGGGCGAGAGCCTGCGGGTGGACACCAGTCTCCTGGGCTTTGAGCACATGACCTGGCAGCGCGGCCGGCGGAGCTTTATCTTCAAGGGCCAGG AGGCGGGAGCCTTGGTGATGGAAGTGGACCACGACCGGCAGGTGGTGCACACCGAGACGCTGGGGCTCGCCCTGCACGAGCCGGAAGCGCTGCTGGCCGCCATGCGGCCCAGTGAAGAGCACGTGGCCAGCCGTCTCACCTCTCCTATCGTCTCCACCCACCTGGACACTCGAAATGTGGCCTTCGAGAG GAACAAATGTGGTATCTGGGGCTGGCGGTCTGAGAAGATGGAAACCGTTAGCGGCTACGAGGCCAAGGCAGGAGAG gtATACAGTGCCACCAACGTGGAGCTGGTGACACGCACTCGCACGGAGCACCTCTCTGATCAGGACAAGTCGAGGAGCAAAG GAGGGAAGACTCCATTCCAGTCCTTCCTCGGGATGGCCCAGCAGCACTCCTCTCACAGCGGG GCTCCTGTGCAGCAGGCCGCCAGCCCCACCAACCCCACAGCCATTTCCCCCAGTGAATACTTCGACCCCAACTTCAGCCTGGAGTCGAGGAACATCGGCCGCCCCATTGAGATGTCCAGCAAAGTGCAGAG GTTCAAGGCAACACTGTGGCTGAGCGAGGAGCACCCACTGTCCCTGGGCGACCAGGTGACGCCCATCATTGACCTGATGGCTATCAGCAACGCTCACTTTGCCAAGCTGCGTGACTTCATCACCCTGCGCCTGCCCCCCGGCTTCCCAGTCAAGATTG GGAGCCCTTTCCCGTGTGAGGTGGACCCCGCCGTGTTTGAGGTGCCCGAGGGGTACAGCGTGCTGGGCACGGAGCGCAGCGAGCCCCTTCGCGACGAGGATGACGCCCTGCTCCAGTTCGCCatcaggcagagcctgcttgaggcgGGCGCGGAGGCGGAGCAG GTGACTGTCTGGGAGGCCCTGACCAACACCCGGCCCGgtgcccaccctcctccccaagcCACCGCCTACGAGGAGCAGCTTCAGCTGGAGCG GGCCCTCCAAGAGAGCCTGCGGATgtccacagagcccaatggccCAGAGTCCCCTCACAGGAcacccccggccccggcccccccaAGCTTTGAGGAGCAGCTTCGCCTGGCCCTGGAGTTGTCTTCGAGGGAGCAGGAGGAGCGGGAACGGCgggggcagcaggaggaggaagacttACAGAGGATCCTGCGGCTCTCGCTCACGGAGCACTGA
- the ANKRD13D gene encoding ankyrin repeat domain-containing protein 13D isoform X1, whose translation MAGPGPTFPLHRLVWANRHRELEAALHSRQHDIEQEDPRGRTPLELAVSLGNLESVRVLLRHNANVGKESCQGWAVLQEAVSTGDPEMVQLVLQYRDYQRATQRLAGIPELLSKLRQAPDFYVEMKWEFTSWVPLVSKMCPSDVYRVWKRGESLRVDTSLLGFEHMTWQRGRRSFIFKGQEAGALVMEVDHDRQVVHTETLGLALHEPEALLAAMRPSEEHVASRLTSPIVSTHLDTRNVAFERNKCGIWGWRSEKMETVSGYEAKAGEVYSATNVELVTRTRTEHLSDQDKSRSKGGKTPFQSFLGMAQQHSSHSGAPVQQAASPTNPTAISPSEYFDPNFSLESRNIGRPIEMSSKVQRFKATLWLSEEHPLSLGDQVTPIIDLMAISNAHFAKLRDFITLRLPPGFPVKIEIPLFHVLNARITFSNLCGCDEPLSSVWVPAPSSGSAVTASGSPFPCEVDPAVFEVPEGYSVLGTERSEPLRDEDDALLQFAIRQSLLEAGAEAEQVTVWEALTNTRPGAHPPPQATAYEEQLQLERALQESLRMSTEPNGPESPHRTPPAPAPPSFEEQLRLALELSSREQEERERRGQQEEEDLQRILRLSLTEH comes from the exons ATGGCCGGCCCGGGCCCCACCTTCCCGCTGCACCGGCTCGTCTGGGCGAACCGGCACCGCGAACTGGAGGCCGCGCTCCACAGCCGCCAG CACGACATTGAACAGGAGGACCCCCGGGGGCGCACTCCCCTGGAGCTGGCTGTGTCCCTGGGGAACCTGGAGTCCGTGAGAGTGCTCCTTCGACACAATGCCAATGTGGGCAAAGAGAGCTGCCAGGGCTGGGCAG TCCTGCAGGAGGCGGTCAGCACTGGGGACCCGGAGATGGTGCAGCTGGTGCTCCAGTACCGGGACTACCAGAGGGCCACACAGAGGCTGGCTGGCATTCCAGAATTGCTCAGCAAGCTCCGCCAG GCCCCCGATTTCTACGTGGAAATGAAGTGGGAGTTCACCAGCTGGG TGCCCCTCGTGTCCAAGATGTGCCCGAGTGACGTGTACCGAGTGTGGAAGCGGGGCGAGAGCCTGCGGGTGGACACCAGTCTCCTGGGCTTTGAGCACATGACCTGGCAGCGCGGCCGGCGGAGCTTTATCTTCAAGGGCCAGG AGGCGGGAGCCTTGGTGATGGAAGTGGACCACGACCGGCAGGTGGTGCACACCGAGACGCTGGGGCTCGCCCTGCACGAGCCGGAAGCGCTGCTGGCCGCCATGCGGCCCAGTGAAGAGCACGTGGCCAGCCGTCTCACCTCTCCTATCGTCTCCACCCACCTGGACACTCGAAATGTGGCCTTCGAGAG GAACAAATGTGGTATCTGGGGCTGGCGGTCTGAGAAGATGGAAACCGTTAGCGGCTACGAGGCCAAGGCAGGAGAG gtATACAGTGCCACCAACGTGGAGCTGGTGACACGCACTCGCACGGAGCACCTCTCTGATCAGGACAAGTCGAGGAGCAAAG GAGGGAAGACTCCATTCCAGTCCTTCCTCGGGATGGCCCAGCAGCACTCCTCTCACAGCGGG GCTCCTGTGCAGCAGGCCGCCAGCCCCACCAACCCCACAGCCATTTCCCCCAGTGAATACTTCGACCCCAACTTCAGCCTGGAGTCGAGGAACATCGGCCGCCCCATTGAGATGTCCAGCAAAGTGCAGAG GTTCAAGGCAACACTGTGGCTGAGCGAGGAGCACCCACTGTCCCTGGGCGACCAGGTGACGCCCATCATTGACCTGATGGCTATCAGCAACGCTCACTTTGCCAAGCTGCGTGACTTCATCACCCTGCGCCTGCCCCCCGGCTTCCCAGTCAAGATTG AGATCCCCCTTTTCCACGTGCTCAACGCCCGCATCACCTTCAGCAACCTGTGTGGCTGTGACGAGCCCCTGAGCTCGGTGTGGGTGCCGGCCCCCAGCTCTGGCTCTGCCGTCACAGCTTCAG GGAGCCCTTTCCCGTGTGAGGTGGACCCCGCCGTGTTTGAGGTGCCCGAGGGGTACAGCGTGCTGGGCACGGAGCGCAGCGAGCCCCTTCGCGACGAGGATGACGCCCTGCTCCAGTTCGCCatcaggcagagcctgcttgaggcgGGCGCGGAGGCGGAGCAG GTGACTGTCTGGGAGGCCCTGACCAACACCCGGCCCGgtgcccaccctcctccccaagcCACCGCCTACGAGGAGCAGCTTCAGCTGGAGCG GGCCCTCCAAGAGAGCCTGCGGATgtccacagagcccaatggccCAGAGTCCCCTCACAGGAcacccccggccccggcccccccaAGCTTTGAGGAGCAGCTTCGCCTGGCCCTGGAGTTGTCTTCGAGGGAGCAGGAGGAGCGGGAACGGCgggggcagcaggaggaggaagacttACAGAGGATCCTGCGGCTCTCGCTCACGGAGCACTGA
- the ANKRD13D gene encoding ankyrin repeat domain-containing protein 13D isoform X2, with amino-acid sequence MAGPGPTFPLHRLVWANRHRELEAALHSRQHDIEQEDPRGRTPLELAVSLGNLESVRVLLRHNANVGKESCQGWAVLQEAVSTGDPEMVQLVLQYRDYQRATQRLAGIPELLSKLRQAPDFYVEMKWEFTSWVPLVSKMCPSDVYRVWKRGESLRVDTSLLGFEHMTWQRGRRSFIFKGQEAGALVMEVDHDRQVVHTETLGLALHEPEALLAAMRPSEEHVASRLTSPIVSTHLDTRNVAFERNKCGIWGWRSEKMETVSGYEAKVYSATNVELVTRTRTEHLSDQDKSRSKGGKTPFQSFLGMAQQHSSHSGAPVQQAASPTNPTAISPSEYFDPNFSLESRNIGRPIEMSSKVQRFKATLWLSEEHPLSLGDQVTPIIDLMAISNAHFAKLRDFITLRLPPGFPVKIEIPLFHVLNARITFSNLCGCDEPLSSVWVPAPSSGSAVTASGSPFPCEVDPAVFEVPEGYSVLGTERSEPLRDEDDALLQFAIRQSLLEAGAEAEQVTVWEALTNTRPGAHPPPQATAYEEQLQLERALQESLRMSTEPNGPESPHRTPPAPAPPSFEEQLRLALELSSREQEERERRGQQEEEDLQRILRLSLTEH; translated from the exons ATGGCCGGCCCGGGCCCCACCTTCCCGCTGCACCGGCTCGTCTGGGCGAACCGGCACCGCGAACTGGAGGCCGCGCTCCACAGCCGCCAG CACGACATTGAACAGGAGGACCCCCGGGGGCGCACTCCCCTGGAGCTGGCTGTGTCCCTGGGGAACCTGGAGTCCGTGAGAGTGCTCCTTCGACACAATGCCAATGTGGGCAAAGAGAGCTGCCAGGGCTGGGCAG TCCTGCAGGAGGCGGTCAGCACTGGGGACCCGGAGATGGTGCAGCTGGTGCTCCAGTACCGGGACTACCAGAGGGCCACACAGAGGCTGGCTGGCATTCCAGAATTGCTCAGCAAGCTCCGCCAG GCCCCCGATTTCTACGTGGAAATGAAGTGGGAGTTCACCAGCTGGG TGCCCCTCGTGTCCAAGATGTGCCCGAGTGACGTGTACCGAGTGTGGAAGCGGGGCGAGAGCCTGCGGGTGGACACCAGTCTCCTGGGCTTTGAGCACATGACCTGGCAGCGCGGCCGGCGGAGCTTTATCTTCAAGGGCCAGG AGGCGGGAGCCTTGGTGATGGAAGTGGACCACGACCGGCAGGTGGTGCACACCGAGACGCTGGGGCTCGCCCTGCACGAGCCGGAAGCGCTGCTGGCCGCCATGCGGCCCAGTGAAGAGCACGTGGCCAGCCGTCTCACCTCTCCTATCGTCTCCACCCACCTGGACACTCGAAATGTGGCCTTCGAGAG GAACAAATGTGGTATCTGGGGCTGGCGGTCTGAGAAGATGGAAACCGTTAGCGGCTACGAGGCCAAG gtATACAGTGCCACCAACGTGGAGCTGGTGACACGCACTCGCACGGAGCACCTCTCTGATCAGGACAAGTCGAGGAGCAAAG GAGGGAAGACTCCATTCCAGTCCTTCCTCGGGATGGCCCAGCAGCACTCCTCTCACAGCGGG GCTCCTGTGCAGCAGGCCGCCAGCCCCACCAACCCCACAGCCATTTCCCCCAGTGAATACTTCGACCCCAACTTCAGCCTGGAGTCGAGGAACATCGGCCGCCCCATTGAGATGTCCAGCAAAGTGCAGAG GTTCAAGGCAACACTGTGGCTGAGCGAGGAGCACCCACTGTCCCTGGGCGACCAGGTGACGCCCATCATTGACCTGATGGCTATCAGCAACGCTCACTTTGCCAAGCTGCGTGACTTCATCACCCTGCGCCTGCCCCCCGGCTTCCCAGTCAAGATTG AGATCCCCCTTTTCCACGTGCTCAACGCCCGCATCACCTTCAGCAACCTGTGTGGCTGTGACGAGCCCCTGAGCTCGGTGTGGGTGCCGGCCCCCAGCTCTGGCTCTGCCGTCACAGCTTCAG GGAGCCCTTTCCCGTGTGAGGTGGACCCCGCCGTGTTTGAGGTGCCCGAGGGGTACAGCGTGCTGGGCACGGAGCGCAGCGAGCCCCTTCGCGACGAGGATGACGCCCTGCTCCAGTTCGCCatcaggcagagcctgcttgaggcgGGCGCGGAGGCGGAGCAG GTGACTGTCTGGGAGGCCCTGACCAACACCCGGCCCGgtgcccaccctcctccccaagcCACCGCCTACGAGGAGCAGCTTCAGCTGGAGCG GGCCCTCCAAGAGAGCCTGCGGATgtccacagagcccaatggccCAGAGTCCCCTCACAGGAcacccccggccccggcccccccaAGCTTTGAGGAGCAGCTTCGCCTGGCCCTGGAGTTGTCTTCGAGGGAGCAGGAGGAGCGGGAACGGCgggggcagcaggaggaggaagacttACAGAGGATCCTGCGGCTCTCGCTCACGGAGCACTGA
- the ANKRD13D gene encoding ankyrin repeat domain-containing protein 13D isoform X4 translates to MVQLVLQYRDYQRATQRLAGIPELLSKLRQAPDFYVEMKWEFTSWVPLVSKMCPSDVYRVWKRGESLRVDTSLLGFEHMTWQRGRRSFIFKGQEAGALVMEVDHDRQVVHTETLGLALHEPEALLAAMRPSEEHVASRLTSPIVSTHLDTRNVAFERNKCGIWGWRSEKMETVSGYEAKAGEVYSATNVELVTRTRTEHLSDQDKSRSKGGKTPFQSFLGMAQQHSSHSGAPVQQAASPTNPTAISPSEYFDPNFSLESRNIGRPIEMSSKVQRFKATLWLSEEHPLSLGDQVTPIIDLMAISNAHFAKLRDFITLRLPPGFPVKIEIPLFHVLNARITFSNLCGCDEPLSSVWVPAPSSGSAVTASGSPFPCEVDPAVFEVPEGYSVLGTERSEPLRDEDDALLQFAIRQSLLEAGAEAEQVTVWEALTNTRPGAHPPPQATAYEEQLQLERALQESLRMSTEPNGPESPHRTPPAPAPPSFEEQLRLALELSSREQEERERRGQQEEEDLQRILRLSLTEH, encoded by the exons ATGGTGCAGCTGGTGCTCCAGTACCGGGACTACCAGAGGGCCACACAGAGGCTGGCTGGCATTCCAGAATTGCTCAGCAAGCTCCGCCAG GCCCCCGATTTCTACGTGGAAATGAAGTGGGAGTTCACCAGCTGGG TGCCCCTCGTGTCCAAGATGTGCCCGAGTGACGTGTACCGAGTGTGGAAGCGGGGCGAGAGCCTGCGGGTGGACACCAGTCTCCTGGGCTTTGAGCACATGACCTGGCAGCGCGGCCGGCGGAGCTTTATCTTCAAGGGCCAGG AGGCGGGAGCCTTGGTGATGGAAGTGGACCACGACCGGCAGGTGGTGCACACCGAGACGCTGGGGCTCGCCCTGCACGAGCCGGAAGCGCTGCTGGCCGCCATGCGGCCCAGTGAAGAGCACGTGGCCAGCCGTCTCACCTCTCCTATCGTCTCCACCCACCTGGACACTCGAAATGTGGCCTTCGAGAG GAACAAATGTGGTATCTGGGGCTGGCGGTCTGAGAAGATGGAAACCGTTAGCGGCTACGAGGCCAAGGCAGGAGAG gtATACAGTGCCACCAACGTGGAGCTGGTGACACGCACTCGCACGGAGCACCTCTCTGATCAGGACAAGTCGAGGAGCAAAG GAGGGAAGACTCCATTCCAGTCCTTCCTCGGGATGGCCCAGCAGCACTCCTCTCACAGCGGG GCTCCTGTGCAGCAGGCCGCCAGCCCCACCAACCCCACAGCCATTTCCCCCAGTGAATACTTCGACCCCAACTTCAGCCTGGAGTCGAGGAACATCGGCCGCCCCATTGAGATGTCCAGCAAAGTGCAGAG GTTCAAGGCAACACTGTGGCTGAGCGAGGAGCACCCACTGTCCCTGGGCGACCAGGTGACGCCCATCATTGACCTGATGGCTATCAGCAACGCTCACTTTGCCAAGCTGCGTGACTTCATCACCCTGCGCCTGCCCCCCGGCTTCCCAGTCAAGATTG AGATCCCCCTTTTCCACGTGCTCAACGCCCGCATCACCTTCAGCAACCTGTGTGGCTGTGACGAGCCCCTGAGCTCGGTGTGGGTGCCGGCCCCCAGCTCTGGCTCTGCCGTCACAGCTTCAG GGAGCCCTTTCCCGTGTGAGGTGGACCCCGCCGTGTTTGAGGTGCCCGAGGGGTACAGCGTGCTGGGCACGGAGCGCAGCGAGCCCCTTCGCGACGAGGATGACGCCCTGCTCCAGTTCGCCatcaggcagagcctgcttgaggcgGGCGCGGAGGCGGAGCAG GTGACTGTCTGGGAGGCCCTGACCAACACCCGGCCCGgtgcccaccctcctccccaagcCACCGCCTACGAGGAGCAGCTTCAGCTGGAGCG GGCCCTCCAAGAGAGCCTGCGGATgtccacagagcccaatggccCAGAGTCCCCTCACAGGAcacccccggccccggcccccccaAGCTTTGAGGAGCAGCTTCGCCTGGCCCTGGAGTTGTCTTCGAGGGAGCAGGAGGAGCGGGAACGGCgggggcagcaggaggaggaagacttACAGAGGATCCTGCGGCTCTCGCTCACGGAGCACTGA